In one window of Porites lutea chromosome 8, jaPorLute2.1, whole genome shotgun sequence DNA:
- the LOC140945816 gene encoding uncharacterized protein, with amino-acid sequence MASCLADVHPSVHAVPRPALPLHRQVTINVNGEQRTCAGGIDINDVLQTITNSLRNMNKQFWDQLPSYMQSLDPGRLQTALHELRVYSDPTTQDIETLETCMLVDEFQQDLKSMEHYKMALERVLNKCPQLNLYSKKFVVPLPADWPGWYYPKKLIASGWNPNISIIPEQGPFHVCLNAYEDVLLNFKFFFDKLFSYVFGGTLASKPKPYQTSLCVTAALLGWQLIRQKLLEKFGKCKQHEFVTILHLLEHVLPLVFY; translated from the exons ATGGCATCCTGTTTGGCAGATGTTCATCCATCAGTTCATGCAGTCCCTCGGCCTGCATTGCCCTTACACAGACAAGTCACAATAAATGTAAATGGAGAGCAGAGGACCTGTGCTGGCGGAATTGACATTAACGACGTCCTGCAAACAATAACAAACTCATTAAGGAATATGAATAAACAGTTCTGGGACCAGCTACCAAGTTACATGCAAAGCCTTGATCCAGGAAGACTACAAACAGCACTACATGAACTAAG GGTGTACTCAGATCCAACAACACAAGACATTGAGACGCTCGAGACTTGTATGCTAGTTGATGAGTTTCAACAAGATTTAAAGAGCATGGAACATTACAAGATGGCCCTTGAACGTGTACTGAACAAATGCCCTCAACTTAACCTGTACAGCAAGAAATTTGTTGTACCATTGCCTGCTGACTGGCCAGGGTGGTACTATCCCAAAAAGCTGATAGCAAGTGGATGGAATCCCAACATTAGCATAATTCCAGAACAAGGGCCATTTCATGTGTGTCTGAATGCTTATGAAGAtgttcttttgaattttaaatttttttttgacaaactgTTTTCGTATGTTTTTGGAGGTACTTTGGCATCGAAACCCAAACCATACCAGACATCCCTGTGTGTTACTGCTGCCTTACTTGGTTGGCAACTGATACGACAAAAGTTACTGGAAAAGTTTGGAAAGTGCAAGCAACATGAATTTGTCACCATTCTACACTTGCTTGAACATGTTTTGCCCCTTGTGTTCTATTAG